The Panicum virgatum strain AP13 chromosome 6K, P.virgatum_v5, whole genome shotgun sequence nucleotide sequence gcAGACCGTCGGTCGTTGGCGGGGCGGATTAGCTGGTGCCGGCGGGCGCCATCGCGTCaaggatggaggcgaggaagtcGGGGTCGGCAAGGCGCGCATCCGGCAGTGAGGGagggcggcgttccggcgacggcggtgttCGGTGCAGGTAGCGGTACCCCTCCGGCCTCCACCGGCACTGCCCAGGGACGGAAGTCGTCGTGGTCGGCGTTGCAGCGAAGTCGTGGTCGGCGCGGGGTGCTGGTGCGCTTCCCGTCGGCCTCACGCTTCCCGCAGATCGGATCGGGATGTGGGAGAGGGTTGTGGCGGCGGCGAACTTGGGGTACCGTGCCCCGGGCACTCTCCCTTTTTTTTATAGCGCaagcgacgggggcccaccagccagaacgggttgggcgcccccgatcagggcgcggtcAAGGGTCCGACTCGATCTTTGGATCGAGTCATGGAGATCaaatccaacattctccccatTGATCTCTTTTTGTTTCTTATTCTTATTCTTCATCTGAATCATCCCATCACAGATCAGTGTATAGGGCATGCCTCATCATGACAATTATTACTGTCAAATTAACAGCCACAATTACCTTTCCGGTCTGAAACGAAATTCTTTTCTTTGGCCCATTCTTCGTCCAGGAATCATAGGCTTTCTCTTAAACCCATTCCGGCTAAGTGTTctctgaacacattgggtggtaggccttttgtaagcggatccgctaacatctTGTTCGTTCTGATATGTTTTAAACAAATTATTTGATCTTGGACTTGCTCcttaacaacataaaactttatgtcgatgtgtttggcagcaccactcgacTTGTTGTTATGAGCGTAAAATACTGCTAGTTCATTATCGCAGTATAATTTCAGTGGTTTTTCTATGCTGTCCCTTTGCAAGAGTGAAGATGTATCCAGACATGAATTTTCTGTCATCTACATCTCCTGCAAAGTCTGAATCTGAATatccttctatttctaaagattCTGATTTTCTGTATGTTAACATGAGGACAGTAGTGCCCCTCACATAGCGTAAAGGTTTCTTTACCATTTTTTAGTGCTCTATGcctggattactttgatatctgccaagtaccCCGGTAACAAAACTTAAGTCAGGGCGAgtgcacacttgtgcataccgtaagcttctgacagctgaagcataaggcacTGCCTTCATTTGCTCGAGCTCATACTGATTCTTGGGACACTGATGTTTCCCGAAAttgtcgcccttgactattggagcaggtgtaGACCTGCTTGCATGCATACCATATTTCTTTACTattttttctaagtatgctttcTGCGACAATGCTAATACCCCTttcttctatctcggtgaatctcGATTCCTAAAACAAATGAGACTTCACAAaaatctttcatatcaaagttcGAGGACAAAAATTTCTTAGTCTCCAGTAGTAGATTAATATCACTGCTAGCTagcagaatgtcatccacatacaggatGAGGAAGATAAACCTCCCATTCttaaactttgcataaatgcaattgtcctcttcattttctttaaatccaaactctctgattgtttcatcaaatttcaagtaCCATTGCCTTGAGGCTTGCTTTAAGCCATAAATTGATTTATTTAGGTGGCATCCTAAATTTTCTTGGCctttcacaacaaaaccttaCGGTTGTGCCATGTAGACGTCTTCGTATAGATCCCCGTTTAGGAATGTCGTCTTCGAATCCATCTGATATAATTCTAAGTCATAATGAGCCACTAAGGTCATTATTATTCTGAAGGAATATTTACATGAGATCGGAGAAAAGGTATCATTGTAATCTATTCCTTCTCTCTGTgtgaagccttttgccacgagtcgcGCCTTATATCTTTCTATATTTCCTTTGGAGTCACACTTCATTTTGTAGACCCACTTGCAGCCTAAtgttttggctcctttgggaatttcttctaagtcccaaactttattggtactcattgatttcatttcatcttccatggctgCAAACCACTTGGATGAATTTGTGCTTTTCATAGCTTCTTCAAATGAGGTGGGATAACCCTCAATTTGTATTTCTTCGCTATTATAGACTTCATAATCGTCAGGAATAGTAGATCTTCTAGTTCTTTGTGGCCTTTGTGGGGCCATTGCAACTGATATTTCTTGTACAGGAGGTTGCAGTTGCTCCCCCTCATCCGCGACAATGGGTTCTGTTTGATCATGTGGGATGGGGTCCTCATTCTCATTTGCTGCCACGTTGGGAGAACTAACAACAGGCGTTGGCATTGCAGTTCTCTGCACTACTGGTGCCACAGCCACAGGTAAGCAAAAATAAGGCTCTTGAGTCATTGGAGTAGGGATGAATACCTGCTTCTCCGCAAGATCAATTTTTCTggctaccatgctccccctgatcatctGATCTTTTAGAAAGGCAGCGTGTCTTATTTCTACAAATTTCGTGTGTCTGTCAGGGTAGTAGAAACGACACGCTTTCGATTTTTTTTGGATAGCCAATAAAATGGCAACTGACTGTCTTGGAATCTAGTTTCCCAATgtttggattaaacactttggCCTCAGCCGGACAGCCTCACACTCGTAAATGATTAAGTGatggttctcttcctgtccataatTCATATGGTATTTTTGGCACTGATTTAGTTGGCACGCGATTAAGTATGTGGATGACGGTTTTTAACGACTCCATCCACAAGTTAATTGGTAGCGTGGAGTAGCTCATCATGCTTCTTACCATATCCATCATGGTACGGTTTCTTCTTTCTGCTACTCTGTTCTACTGATGCTCACCCGGTGTGGAATACTGGGTAACTATGCCATTCTCCTGTAGGaacctcgcaaaaggtccagAAACTTGGTCATACGGGGTATGCCGACCGTAGTATTCTCCCCCACGGTCAGATGTGACAATCTTTATCTTTAAATCATATTGATTTTCTACTTCTGCTTTAAATAtcttaaatttatccaatgtTTCTAATCGTTCTTTTATTGGATAAATATAGCCATAACACGAATAATCATCTGTAAATGTTATGAATGAATCATAGCCATCTACAGTAGTGACAGGGAACGGTCCACAAATATTTGTGTGGATTATTTCTAAAATTCCCTCACTTCGTTTGTCGCCTTTCTTTATGTTCTTGACatattttcctttaatgcaatcgatacattgttctaaatctgaaaattctaacggtggaagaattgatgcttttactaagcgctctattctccccctcgaaatatggcctaaacgatagtgccataatttcgatgagATTGCATCAATTCTTTTACGTTTTTTAGTGCCATTCCCGCATGAGGAGGAATTCTCATTCTTAGAACTTACAACATTAACATTCTCAGATAATGAAAGTAAGTACAACTTGTCTTGTCGGAAGGCAAGACCAACACATTCTTTATTAAAGTGTATCTCACACTTGCCGTCTCCAAAATGACAAGCAATCAAATCATCATCCAACTTAGACACACTAATTAAGTTTCTTTGCAACGACggtacataaagaacatctttcAAATGAAGTACAAAGCCATTATGTAATTCTAAATGAAATTCTGCGATGGCTTCAACTTCAGCTTCTACACCGTTTGTCACTTtaattcttcttcctcttcttggtaGGGTCCGGCTCATACTTGTCCCCTGTAATGAATTAGCAACATGAGCAGTTGTTctagaatcaatccaccaattCGATTTATCATAATTCAAAAACAAGAATTCATCTACAAAAGTAATTGTGTCCTCACCGTTTCTTAACAGCTCCTTCAGAAACTCTGGGCATTCCCTCTTGTAGTGCCCTTTTTTTTGCATTTGAGGCACAGGTCTTTATCAGCTGGGAATGTTGACCAATTAATTTCGCGTGGAGGTGGTTTGAAAGGACCACTTTCATGCTGATTCTTGCTTAGCGGGAAGGGCTTCTTGTAGTTCTGGTAATTCTTTTGGGGGGTTCTTTTTCTTCTGGTGCTGGACTTGGAAGACAAATTCACCACCACCATTGGCGTTTTTCAGCCTTTTTTCTTCCTGAACCCACATGGCAATTAGCTTCTCAATGTCCCAGTTTTCTGGAAAGTTGTTGTAGTTGACATGAAATTTCGCAAACTCCTTTGGAAGGGACTTGAAAACAACCTAGACATGGAACGGTTCTGGCAAAGGCATGTCCATTGTCTTTAGTTTGTTAGCCATGTGGCTCATCTCTAGGATGTGTTCTCTGATTCCACCACCACTGTATTTCTTTGTAATTAGCTGCTCTGCAAGAGTAGCCGCATAAGCCTTGGAAGAGCCAGTGAACTGACCCTTTATTTTCTGGAGGTATTCTACAGCGGATGGGCAATCAGTGATTGCCATTCTGATGGCGTCTGAGATAGAACCTTTAATGATCATTAAGCACTTGCGGTTTGAATCCGCCCACGGTGCCATCTCAATGTCATACAAGGTCTTTTCTTCATCATATTTCTTCTGACGAACAGCGAATGCAGCGTCAGTTTCATTCTGAGCCCTCACGGGCTTTTCTGGTTCTTTTGGCTGAGGCGTATTGATGGCCGAATCTATGTTGGCCATCGCCAGAGCGATTTCTAGCTTCTGGTACCACTTCCCATAGTTCCTGCTATCTAATTCTGGGATGTCATTCAAAAGGTTCATAGCATTCGAACCTGAAAATcagattcaaaaatttgtgaggACAACAATAATATGCATGCATCAATTTAactttggtcaaaattaaagcATGCGATATTCTGTACATTAAATCtaaatcaccgttgggcagaaaaagATATAATGTATACAAAATTCTCAACAAAATCATAATATTGCAATATCAACTTTGTTCAGAAATTACAATATCACAATATACtgaaaattctaaaaaataaaTTCTATATGCCTCTATATTaattatctcgttggttcaaattaaCATAGAGACAAAGCAAATTCTTTGTAGCGGAAACATGAAAACTTCTAAAAAATTCTAGAAGCATAATTCTGTGAAATTCTGCTAAAAAAATAATACACGttggtgcaattatttgtagAGAATCAATTATAAACAAATTCATCCAAAATTCATATTCAAAATACTtctgaaataaaagaaaaatttgtttCATGTACTGTTCATCGAGCCCGTCCCCGCGCCCAGGCCgcaacctgggcctgggccgggaATTCACCCCGCGCGTGGCGCCCGCCTGGACCAATTTCGgcccgctcgccggccgaccgcgcctggtcgTCGGATCAAATCCGACGGCCGTCCGTCCGTTCCGGCAGAACAAAACCGCCGGCGGTCGCCCCccttccaaaccctagctcattTCTTTCTCCCCTCCCTTCTTCTCTCGTCCGAGGCGAcgccgacggcggccggcgccagGGAAGGatggtggcgccgccgcggctccctCGCCGGCATGCGACGCTCGCCCAACAGCGCGCGGCCGTCGAGGTGGCCGTGGGTGGCGCCTTCGCCATCTTCTTGTGGCCGTCGAACTGCGCACAGGAGCGCGAGCGGCGACGGCTGGTTCTGCTCCGCACGCTGGTgaacggcggcggccgaggaagGTGGAAGGTAAGCCCCCCCTTTTTCTCGGATTCTTCTTTGGTTTCTAGGGTTTGGTGTTTCTGATTTGGGGATTTTCTTATGGTTAGGGTTCTTGGTTGATCCGAGATCGATTTCCTCTCCTTTTGTGTTCTGGGTGCGTGTACTCCAAAAGACCCGATCTACACACTAGATCGGGCATCTGATACCAATGTTAGGTTCTACTTATCTGGCGTTCTACACTGGATCATGTTCTAGGTACAAATCGGGTACTGGAGTACAAGTTCTGAGTAGATAAACGAAAGATTCATGACCTAGACTAgtacaaaggaaagagggagagaggagggcgcAGACCGTCGGTCGTTGGTGGGGcggacgagctggtgccggcggGCGCCATCGCGTCAATCGAGTCAAGGATGGAGACGAGGAAGTCGGGGTCGGCGAGGCGCGCGTCCGGCGGTTAGGGAGAGCGGCgttccggcgacggcggtgttCGGCGCGGGTAGGGGTACCCCTCCGGCCTCCACCGGCACTGCCCAAGGACGGAAGTCGTCGTGGTCAGCGTTGTAGCGAAGTCGTGGTCGGCGCGGGGTGCTGGTGCGCTTCCCGTCGGCCTCGCGCTTCCCGCAGATCGGATCGGGATGTGGGAGAGGGTTGTGGCGGCGGCGAACTTGGGGTACCGTACCCCGGGCCCTCTCCCTCTTCTTTATAGCGCGGGCGACGGGGGCCACGAGCCAGAacgggttgggcgcccccgatcagagCGTGATCAAGGGTCCGACTCGATTCTTTGGATCGAATCGTGGAGATCAAACCCAACATCTAGCACCTCAAACTCTTCTTTCGTTCGATTTAACTGATAAGGTTGCTGCCACGTGCCACGTGCCAGATGCCATCAAATCAAAACCAAACTAGTGGTCGTGTGGTTCGTCGTCGTTGCCGTTGTGAACAGAGCAGACCGACCTGGGCTTTGGGTTGAGTTGTGAACAGAACCACTAGCGAAATGTACGACACCCCCGACGTCATATTTGCTGCATCTATGTGACGTCTTCAGGATACAACTTCATTGGCATAGCCCGACAGCAGAAgaaacttgttttttttttactgaaATGCCAAAAAACGACTTCGATTGAGAAACACATGGAACAAGCAGCACGCGATTGAGATGCTCGACAGATCGACTTCTTGGTGGAACAGGCACAAGAGAATCAGTTGCCTATGTTAAAGTAAACGAAATACGGTTAATTACGTTGTTATATAAGTTCCTATCCACCTCGTATATCACTGCAAATGACATGTCTGGAAAGGGCAACCACCATATGAAATTGTAGAGTGACTAGGCTTTACATATGAAAAAGGGCACATTGTCAGAAGTGACTAGGCTTATTTAATTTAGTGGTTCATGAGCTCAGATGGTGACAGAGATGCGGGCACATACTAGCGTCCAGCCTAGCTTCTATTCGGCAATAATATTTTGCTCTTGTTTTGTCGTATCCATCCTCCATCTACATCAAACGTTTATCATGCAAAACTAGGAACACAAGTAACGGCAAACTTGTACAGTTCAGCTGTCACtatttgcttgcatgcaagcGTCATTTGACTTGTATGCTTTGTACCTACGACGTACATGCTTAGGCTGTGTAGATTCCTCTGGCGATGTGTATAGGAACGACGTTAGTTCCTGGTCTGCCGGACCCTATAAGTACTGCTGCAATGGAAGTATGGAACAGAGATGTCCACCAACAAACCTACAAGCAGCAGAACCAAAGATCAGCAAGAGAAATAATACAAGTTAATAAGGCAGACGGCGAGAAGATGGCGCTGACGCCTCCAGTTTGCTCTGTCAATGATGTTCATCACGGGCAGCGGAAGGATCGGCCGACCTTCCATCCGAGTCTGTGGGGTGATTTTTTCCTGACATACCAGCCGCCAACTGCACCTAAGGTAACATCAGAGTGAAGGTGCATTGACATTCTTGGATCGCAAAAACTAACTACTATTTATTTGTCGATCCGGTGCAGCGTGCATACATGACAGAAAGGGCAGAAGTGTTAAAAGAAGAAGTTAGGAAGATGGTGAAGGGTGCAAACGAAATACCAGATATCTTAGATCTAATAATCACGCTACAGCGGCTTGGACTGGATAATTACTACGAGAATGAGATTGATGATAAGTTGCTCTTTGTTTATGATTCTGAGTACGATGACAAAGATCTGAATTTAGTCTCACTACGATTTTATCTTCTACGGAAAAATGGTTATGATGTGCCATCTGGTAAGGCCTCATGTTTAGTATGAAAACGTTAAATAGACAATCATAGAACGTATCCAGGAACTATATCAAACAACAAACAAGCACACTGAAATTTATACTAATAAGCACTATCGATCTTACTAACGAAAACCATCAATGTGATCATGTTATTTTGATATCCGTGCTGACCATGTTTCATCTGACTCCATTTCGTACTTTTTTAGGACAATTACTACAAATAGTAAACTGCTTTTGTTATCAATACATATATCTCCATGTATGTACATCGATATCAGCTACTATTAACTACTAAACATTCCCAAACTATATAAATCATGCAAGTTAAATTGAACTGATCTTGTTAATATTCCCAAACTGATATATAGATACTTTGAATGTTGTATTTAATTTGGATACTTTTGAAGATAAAACAtctaaatttttttcatttgattgTCTTTGCAGATGTCTTCAAAAGTTTCAAAGATAATGAAGGAAAATTTGTTGCGGATAATACAAAAACTCTCTTGAGTTTATATAATGCAGCACACCTTAGGACCCATGGGGACAAAGTACTTGATGAAGCCATTATATTCACTAAAAGCCAACTTGAAGCTGTATTAGATTCTTTGGAATCAACATTAGCAGATGAAGTATCCCATGCCCTTCAAACACCTCTCTTCCGAAGGATTAGAATACTAGAAACAAGAACCTATATCCCAATTTACGAAAAGGAGGCTGCACGAAATGAAGTCATATTAGAGTTTGCAAAATTGAATTTCAaccttcttcaacttctttaCTGTGAGGAGTTAAAAACCGTCACACTGTAAGtttattcaaatttatttgtAGATTTTTAATAATCATTACTAATTCAACTACACAGTTTTATTTAAAGAAATTACATTGCATGTTGTGTGTTTATATTCTTTACATCATTACAGGTGGTGGAAGCAGCTTAATGTGGAGACAAACTTATGCTTTATTCGAGATAGAATAGTAGAAATGCATTTCTGGATGACAGGAGCATGCTCCGAGCCACAGTATTCTCTTACACGAGTGATAACTACAAAGATGACAGCTTATATCACCATACTAGATGATATAATGGATACCTACAGTACAACTGAGGAGGCCATACTGCTTGCCGAAGCAATATACAGGTACAAGTAGTATCCCTTACAACATATTGATTGATACTGTAGCTTTATCATATAGTCCAACCCCACCACAAATTTATGTGTGTATTTTCAATAGATTGCAAATATGCAAAAATCCTGCCATGGTAAGCGCTATCTCCATTACGCAGTAGCTAACACACATAATGGGTTCGAAGCATGAAGGAGCAGCAGATTGAATTGCGCTAATTAATTTATTAGTCTAGTAAAGAGCATATATAGCCCTCCCAATCCTTAAAAAAACTATAATTATTGGTTTAGAAAGCTCAGTCTCCAATAGACCACCTATCCCAATATTTTTTGGGGAGGCACCCAACAATCAGGCCCTTCACAAAAGAAGGGGATAACCCCAAcacctcccctccccctccatcCGTTTGAGTTTTGGACGTTCCATTTGTCATTTTTTTTGgttggggagggggggggggtacatGATTGTGATACTGTTGCAGCACCTCTCCAAACAATCTTGAAAACAATAGTATTGGGGTTCTTCCAATACCACCTTATTGGGAGTTGAGAGTTACCTTGGCTCTAGAATCCTAATGGGAATTGCTAGTTTCGATTAGTTTAGGATTTTATCTCTAGAAATTGTTTTATTTAGATTAAAATGTTGTAAACAAAGTCTTAGGGGATAGGTTAGTCAAGTGTATTGAATACACAGTTATTCTCACTACAACCGAATAATGTGAAATTTGATCAGTACTTTATGCATGAGATGCACTATGACTattcaaaatattaaatatttcAACTAATGTATTGTAAAAATGCAGATGGGAAGAGAATGCATCAGAACTACTTCCAGAGTACGTGAAGGATTTGTACTTGCACTTATTGAAGACATTCAATTCTTGTGAGGACGAACTAGGACCAAATAAAAGCTTCCGAGTGTTTTACCTTAAAGAATTGGTAACTGTTGTATTTGATCTCACTTAATTACAAATGACAAATGCATGTGGCGAAAGTAACAACTATTTTGCATCCATATAGAAAAAGGAAGAAtattctattttcataatgtttAATTGTTGTAAAGTATTATTATAATTTGCATACCGTAGTTATTCTAAAATTTATAATTGCTTCTAAAATTATAGAAACAAAGTCGTTTAGCCTTAATCAGTTAGGCTAGAGGTGAAATCAAACAAAAGCCGTATTGTCAGAGAATAAAAAGCCACGAAAAAATAGCGCGCTATTTTCGCAAGTGCCGCGACGCTATTGCTAATTTTCGCGCTATTGGCGCTATTGCGCCGCTAAACGCGAATAGCGCCATAGGGCCGCTATTTTCCCGCTATTGCTACCAGGCCAAAAATAGCATGCGCGGCCCGTTACTTCATTTGCCTTTATGGCTGTTTAGTGTTTAGTGTTTGTTGTTTGTGTCTGAAACTATGAACTTATCTAGCTTTTATTGCCTTTATGACTTATTTTATCAAGTATCAACTTATCATCAATTATGTTGGAAACTCATGAATTATGTTGGCTGTTATTATGTTATCAACATATCaaagatttttattttttcctatCACTTGTAAACAAATAGCGCGCTATAGTGGCAGCAATCAGCTAACGCTACTCCGCTTAGCTGCCACTATAGCACGGCCATAGCGCCGCCATAGCGGCGCTATAGCGCGGAGCGGCACTATAGCGCCAATAGCATCCAGAAAAGGCCAAACACTATTTTCAATAGCCATGATTTTTTCGTGGATAAAAGGCATAATAGTAATAATAGTAACAATAATAATAGTAACAATAATAATAGTAACAATAATAATAGTAAACGGAGGACCCATAGCCACATGGTTAATGTATGTGGCCTGATTGATGATTCCAACATACTCCTATCCAAAGATAGTTCTTTGGGTATATTTCATCCTCTTAGGTCTCTCTTTACTAACTCTTCCAATCCCATGTCAGGATTGATCTACTCCAACATCTTCTTACATTATTGGCACACCCTAAGATGTTGCTACGCCATGGTGGTCTCTTTGTAGGACTTCATTGGATATGTGTCCAAATCATCTTAATCGACTTTTGACAACTTTTCTGTGATCGACACACTCATTACCTCTTCATGAATATAGTCTTTTTGGTAGTCTATCCTTATGACCACAAGTCGAAAGAAACATGAACATCTCTACTACACACATAACTGCTAGATAAAAGCAAACAGTAAACTACCATTATAATTTTCCATGACTATATGCTAAGAATTTTATTAGCAAACATTCCACATGTTATGCATGAAGAATTCATAAATTAGCTTACTTGCATAGCACACTTCATGAATTTATGATACTCATTGTAGATCGTGTTCAAGAATTAAATTTGACTTCACAATCATGTGAACATACAATATGGAAATCACATATCTGTGTTTTAATGCAGTTAAAGTTGTTGGTCCGAGCAAACTCTCAAGAGATAAAATGGCGTGACGAACATTATGTTCCAAAAACAATCAATGAACATTTAGAAATATCAAGAGCAACGGTTGGAGGTTTCCAAGTAGCATGTTCTTCATTTGTTGGGATGGGTGACATCATAACGAAGGAAATTCTTGACTGGCTTTTGACATATCCAGAACTTCTCAAGTGTTTCTCAACAATAGCACGACTGTCCAATGATATTAAATCAACAGAggtctgctctctctctctctctctctctctctctaatttATACATGTGAAAGAacctttatgtgtatttgttaTGCACCATATTACTACTACATTATCTTAGTATAAAATTGAATGCAGCACAAAGTTAATGTTGTAACCAAACAGTATATGATATAACAGAAAATTAGCACCGTATCTTAGCCGAGAAAGGCGTAACTTGAGTGTACAATAATTCTATATAATAACTTTCTTTTGTGTTGCAGCGGGAGCAAATTGGGGCGCACCATGCATCTACTGTAGAATGTTATATGCTACAGCATAGGACAACAATGAATGATGCATATGAGAGGATAAAAGATTTAATTGAAGATGCATGGAAGGATATGATGAAACTCTTCCTTACACCAACAGGACAGCCAAAGCTCATCGCAAAAACAGTTGTTGATTTTGCAAGGACTGTGGACTACATATACAAGAAAACAGATGCATTCACTTTTTCCCACACTATTAAAGATATGATCACAATGCTCTATGTGGAGCCAACATTATTTTGAAGACCAAAAAAGTGAAAATGCACCCTTTTCCCATCTATTATACTCCAAAATCCCTTCAGTTGTATATTGAATAAAGTAGCATCCACAGGACTTGTGTTTACAAATTACAAAAGTCAAATGTTTAAAGGTAGAGTAAAAATGTTGTAATGAGTAAAGTATAAACATGTTATGAAGTAATTACATGTACTGTGTTACCTTGTCAAGCAATATTATGCACCTCTCTATACGTTGCCATGTTACTAATCCTTGTTATAGTTATTACTGATCGATTAAAAAAAGATGATACAATATCAACAGTgtgttaaaaaattattttatgaGTATGTGCTCATTATGATAAGAGTATGTAATGGTTCGACCCTACGTCATAGTAGGGCCAAGG carries:
- the LOC120711512 gene encoding beta-sesquiphellandrene synthase-like, translated to MEVWNRDVHQQTYKQQNQRSAREIIQVNKADGEKMALTPPVCSVNDVHHGQRKDRPTFHPSLWGDFFLTYQPPTAPKRAYMTERAEVLKEEVRKMVKGANEIPDILDLIITLQRLGLDNYYENEIDDKLLFVYDSEYDDKDLNLVSLRFYLLRKNGYDVPSDVFKSFKDNEGKFVADNTKTLLSLYNAAHLRTHGDKVLDEAIIFTKSQLEAVLDSLESTLADEVSHALQTPLFRRIRILETRTYIPIYEKEAARNEVILEFAKLNFNLLQLLYCEELKTVTLWWKQLNVETNLCFIRDRIVEMHFWMTGACSEPQYSLTRVITTKMTAYITILDDIMDTYSTTEEAILLAEAIYRWEENASELLPEYVKDLYLHLLKTFNSCEDELGPNKSFRVFYLKELLKLLVRANSQEIKWRDEHYVPKTINEHLEISRATVGGFQVACSSFVGMGDIITKEILDWLLTYPELLKCFSTIARLSNDIKSTEREQIGAHHASTVECYMLQHRTTMNDAYERIKDLIEDAWKDMMKLFLTPTGQPKLIAKTVVDFARTVDYIYKKTDAFTFSHTIKDMITMLYVEPTLF